In Oscillospiraceae bacterium, the DNA window CATTTTCCATATGGGACGCCCTGCAGCGTCAGAAAGCCCAAACGAACGCGGGCGAGACGCTTGACGGTGAGGCCCGCCTGTTCGCACATCAGGCGCACCTGGTGATGGCGCCCCTCGTGGATGACCAGAGACAGCACCCCGCCATCCTCCCGCCGTTCGACCAGTGCCACGCGCGCGGGTTTCACCGTGTACCCCTCGATCGTCATGGGCCCCGCAAGGATAGGCTTTGCCGTGTCCACAGGGCCCGTAACCCACACGTGGTATTCCTTTTCGATCTCATGCGACGGGTGAGTGATCCGATGCACCAGAGCGCCGTCGTTGCTCATGAGCAGCAGACCCTCCGTGTTGATGTCCAGACGACCGACCGGCACCAACCGCGTGTCGATCCCCGAAACCACGTCGCGCACGGTCCGCCGTCCCTTTTCGTCGGAGAGCGTCGTCACGACGCCGCGAGGCTTGTGCAGCAGGACAGTCATCGACTCCGGGCAGGGTCGTAGCGGCCGGCCGGAGACCTCGACGGCGTCGGACTCGATGTCGACCTTCTGCC includes these proteins:
- a CDS encoding rRNA pseudouridine synthase, with amino-acid sequence MQERLSKILAAHGVTSRRGAETLIESGRVKVNGQTAVIGQKVDIESDAVEVSGRPLRPCPESMTVLLHKPRGVVTTLSDEKGRRTVRDVVSGIDTRLVPVGRLDINTEGLLLMSNDGALVHRITHPSHEIEKEYHVWVTGPVDTAKPILAGPMTIEGYTVKPARVALVERREDGGVLSLVIHEGRHHQVRLMCEQAGLTVKRLARVRLGFLTLQGVPYGKWRKLTPLEIKKLKQ